The Cylindrospermum stagnale PCC 7417 genome segment GATGGCGCGGGGAAAGGTAAGTCCCAAGCGGCTTTAGGGGTGGTTTTGCGCTCGATTGGCTTGGGAATAAATGCACCGAGCAATTCTAACCGCGTTTTATTGCTGCGGTTTTTAAAGGGGCCAGAACGTGATTATGATGAGGATGGGGCGATCGCAGCTTTACAGCGTGGTTTCCCGCATTTAATCGATCAGGTTCGCACAGGTAGAGCAGAATTTTTTGGCAGCGAGGAAATTACCTCTTTTGACCAAACTGAAGCTTCACGGGGTTGGGATGTAGCCAAAGGTGCGATCGCCTCTGGTTTGTATTCGGTGGTTGTCTTGGATGAGATTAACCCCGTCTTGGATTTGGGTTTGCTCTCAGTTAATGAGGTGGTGCAGACGTTAAAATCTAAACCCCAGGAGTTGGAAATTATCGCCACCGGACGGGCCGCACCGCAAAAGTTGCTGGATATTGCGGATTTGCACTCAGAAATGAAACCTCAGCATCACCCGACAGCAAAAGCACTGTTAATTGAGGGAATCGAAATTTATACTGGTGCTGGTAAAGGCAAGTCTACCAGCGCCTTGGGGAAGGCATTGCAAGCTATCGGCAGGGGAATCAATCATCCCGGTTCTACCCGCGTGTTGATTATGCAATGGCTGAAAGGTGGCACTGGTTACACTGAAGATGCAGCGATCGCCGCTTTGCAGCAGTCTTATCCAGAAGTGGTGGATCATCAACGCTGTGGTCGAGATGCGATCGTCTGGCGGAATTCTCGCCAAGAATTGGACTATGTGGAAGCGGAAAGGGGTTGGGAAATTGCCAAAACGGCGATCGCTTCTGGGATCTATAAAACCATCATCCTCGATGAACTTAACCCGACTGTGGACTTGGAACTACTCCCCGTGGAACCGATTGTCCAAGCTTTACTCCGCAAACCCCGCGACACGGAAATTATTATCACCGGTCGCTGTCAAAATCAACCGGCATACTTTGACTTAGCCAGCATTCACTCTGAGGTTTATTGCCACAAACACTATGCTAATCAAGGGGTAGAACCTAAACGGGGGGTAGATTTCTAAATTAGTCGGTTGTCATTAGTCATTAGACTAGAGACTGTGGAGTTTTGACGATTGACTATGGAAAACAGCAATACACTGGACTTGATTACTGGGGGAATTGCGATCGCTATTCTAATCGGCGGGATGCTGATGATGTTCACCACTATCTTCAGCACCAAATTCAACACCAAGAAAGGGCCTAAGAATTAGAAATTGGGGATTATGGGGATATTCACCAATAAAACCTAACCGAACTCACCCAGGTTTTCTGGGTGAGCAATCAGCAAAAAATCATTCTTTGTGCTTCCCCTTTCCTTAGTTTTGTGATGGAAATCTAGCAATTAATTCCTCACGGGAGAGTTGCAATAGTAAGCGAGTAAATTCTTCTGGTGGTAATGCTAATAATGGTTCCACAATTGCAGTAAGTTCTGCATCTAATTCACCAAATCGGTTACGGAGTAAACTTTCAATAACGCGACGTGCTTCTTGTTGAATACCTTGTTGAATACCTTGTTGAATACCTCGC includes the following:
- a CDS encoding cob(I)yrinic acid a,c-diamide adenosyltransferase; the protein is MTRNGIGIRTAQVRPERLTGQIHVYDGAGKGKSQAALGVVLRSIGLGINAPSNSNRVLLLRFLKGPERDYDEDGAIAALQRGFPHLIDQVRTGRAEFFGSEEITSFDQTEASRGWDVAKGAIASGLYSVVVLDEINPVLDLGLLSVNEVVQTLKSKPQELEIIATGRAAPQKLLDIADLHSEMKPQHHPTAKALLIEGIEIYTGAGKGKSTSALGKALQAIGRGINHPGSTRVLIMQWLKGGTGYTEDAAIAALQQSYPEVVDHQRCGRDAIVWRNSRQELDYVEAERGWEIAKTAIASGIYKTIILDELNPTVDLELLPVEPIVQALLRKPRDTEIIITGRCQNQPAYFDLASIHSEVYCHKHYANQGVEPKRGVDF